One region of Lytechinus pictus isolate F3 Inbred chromosome 8, Lp3.0, whole genome shotgun sequence genomic DNA includes:
- the LOC129267075 gene encoding succinate dehydrogenase cytochrome b560 subunit, mitochondrial-like, whose product MALLLRGVCRNHQLLARLQPMMTSRVTMAMTAKQEQDNFWEKNKQLNRPMSPHLTIYSPQVTSMLSITHRGTGVGLTVGIYALGLSMSVLPHDFAYYLDAIKSLSYGPSLLFLTKMAIVWPMAYHTLNGVRHLAWDTGYGFDIKTLYKTGYFVLGLSFVVTAGIAML is encoded by the exons GGGAGTATGCAGGAATCATCAGCTTCTTGCCAGGCTGCAACCCATGATGACAAGCAG ggttaccatggcaatgacAGCCAAACAGGAGCAAGATAACTTTTGGGAGAAGAACAAGCAACTGAACCGACCCATGTCTCCTCATCTCACCATATACAG TCCCCAGGTAACATCAATGTTGTCAATTACACACAGAGGAACTGGTGTTGGACTCACTGTTG GTATCTATGCTCTAGGTTTATCAATGAGTGTCTTGCCGCATGACTTTGCATACTACCTAGATGCCATCAAGTCTCTTTCATATGGTCCATCGCTCCTCTTTCTCACCAAGATGGCGATCGTCTGGCCAATGGCCTACCATACTCTCAACGGTGTCAGGCATCTG GCATGGGACACTGGctatggctttgatatcaagacaCTCTACAAGACAGGCTACTTTGTGCTTGGTCTGTCATTCGTAGTTACAGCTGGAATTGCTATGTTATaa